One window of the Lycorma delicatula isolate Av1 chromosome 3, ASM4794821v1, whole genome shotgun sequence genome contains the following:
- the LOC142321854 gene encoding uncharacterized protein LOC142321854, producing MEFTKAMTANIILLIGFAVMIPLAFGEYKFHPKFHHQLSGNGSINGTHDLFIGNLTGGDVLLYHSGIAAAGKGNESFTYDFQYPAYGYNNLTISYLKVIDLLGEGRNGYPSLKEGGVGYNYTVISFKSNSSYGLNFNLTIYGNVNQFNRTVHQIIRKH from the exons atggaGTTCACCAAAGCGATGACAGCAAACATAATACTTTTAATCGGATTTGCGGTAATGATTCCTTTGGCATTCGGTGAATATAAATTTCATCCTAAATTCCATCACCAACTCAGCGGAAATGGAAGCATAAATGGTACACATGATCTTTTTATCGGAAATCTAACCGGTGGAGATGT ATTACTATACCATAGTGGAATTGCTGCAGCTGGAAAAGGGAATGAAAGTTTTACTTATGATTTCCAATATCCGGCATACGGttacaacaatttaacaattagtTATTTAAAGGTCATCGATTTATTAGGCGAAGGTAGAAATGGATATCCGTCTTTGAAGGAAGGAGGAGTTGGATACAACTACACCGTCATCAGTTTTAAGTCAAACAGCAGTTATGgactcaattttaatttaacaatctacGGAAATGTTAACCAGTTTAATAGAACGGTTCatcaaattattagaaaacattaa